The following proteins are co-located in the Paludibaculum fermentans genome:
- a CDS encoding ArsR/SmtB family transcription factor: MESVFEIIAEPNRRAILSLLVSSQQSVGEIERHLGMPQPTVSKHLRVLREAGFVESTVDAQRRLYRLKPEPLQEIDAWLAPFRRFWSVHLDALERHLDRMEQAAPAAVKKKTGRSTRRGR, encoded by the coding sequence GTGGAATCTGTTTTCGAAATCATCGCGGAGCCGAACCGCCGCGCGATCCTGAGCCTGCTGGTCTCGTCGCAACAGTCGGTGGGTGAGATCGAGCGTCATCTGGGGATGCCGCAGCCGACCGTGTCTAAGCACTTGCGGGTGCTGCGGGAGGCCGGTTTCGTGGAATCGACGGTGGACGCGCAGCGCCGTCTGTACCGGCTGAAACCGGAACCGCTGCAGGAGATCGATGCGTGGCTGGCTCCGTTCCGCCGGTTCTGGTCTGTCCACCTGGATGCTCTCGAGCGCCACTTGGATCGCATGGAGCAAGCCGCGCCGGCAGCAGTGAAGAAAAAGACTGGGCGAAGCACAAGGAGAGGAAGATGA
- a CDS encoding SRPBCC family protein: MNDRVQYTPGPASGARVEKDGEKWTLVLVRELRHSPERVWQALTEPAHLREWAPFDADGSMGTAGSTVKLTTVGAPKPMVSETRVTRAEAPRLLEYSWGGQDIRWQLEAQGEGTRLTLWHNIDRRFIAWGAAGWHLCFDVLDRLLAGDPMGRTVGPDAMKFEGWQRLTTEYAQQFGVESPGWPSAAPKS, translated from the coding sequence ATGAACGATCGTGTGCAGTACACACCAGGCCCGGCGAGCGGAGCACGGGTAGAAAAGGACGGAGAGAAGTGGACGCTTGTCCTTGTCAGGGAACTCCGGCACTCACCGGAGAGAGTCTGGCAGGCGCTGACCGAGCCGGCGCACTTGCGCGAGTGGGCGCCTTTCGACGCGGACGGGAGCATGGGTACGGCGGGATCCACAGTGAAGCTCACCACGGTGGGTGCGCCGAAGCCCATGGTTTCCGAGACAAGGGTGACGCGCGCCGAGGCTCCCAGGCTGCTGGAGTATAGCTGGGGCGGGCAGGACATTCGATGGCAGCTGGAAGCCCAGGGTGAAGGCACGCGCCTCACGCTCTGGCACAACATCGATCGCCGCTTCATCGCCTGGGGTGCCGCGGGCTGGCACCTGTGCTTCGATGTGCTGGACCGGCTTCTCGCGGGCGATCCGATGGGGCGCACGGTGGGCCCGGATGCCATGAAGTTCGAAGGCTGGCAGCGTTTGACCACGGAGTACGCGCAGCAATTTGGCGTGGAGTCCCCCGGTTGGCCGTCCGCGGCCCCAAAGTCCTGA
- a CDS encoding DoxX family protein, with product MESTLRNPALLGTRNIPRTMTILYWTATAIFCLQMSFTAYAQLTLPQVAEAFTHLGFPSYFRVELSCAKLLGVVLLLAPVPARLKEWAYAGFAINLGSALIAHFAVGDGSEAWGWAAATSVLWGLSYFSWRRRPAMRASVWLGTAGHPGTN from the coding sequence ATGGAATCGACCCTGCGGAACCCGGCCCTGTTGGGCACTAGAAACATCCCAAGAACGATGACGATCCTCTATTGGACGGCCACCGCGATCTTCTGCCTGCAGATGAGCTTTACCGCCTACGCGCAACTCACCTTGCCGCAGGTGGCGGAGGCGTTCACCCACCTCGGGTTCCCCTCGTACTTCCGGGTGGAGCTCTCCTGCGCCAAGCTCCTCGGCGTCGTGCTGTTGCTGGCGCCAGTGCCGGCACGGCTGAAGGAGTGGGCCTATGCGGGTTTCGCCATTAACCTTGGCTCGGCGCTGATCGCTCATTTTGCGGTGGGCGATGGCTCGGAGGCGTGGGGCTGGGCAGCCGCCACTTCTGTGCTGTGGGGGCTCTCCTACTTCTCCTGGCGCCGCCGACCCGCCATGCGGGCAAGCGTCTGGCTGGGCACTGCCGGCCATCCCGGTACAAACTGA
- a CDS encoding DUF1801 domain-containing protein, with protein MESKTKKTELAESASVLIDGRIQELGDWRGEMLARVRALIHEADPEVVEEWKWMGTPIWSHAGILCTGETYKSIVKMTFAKGAALKDPAGLFNSSLEGNVRRAIDIHEGEKVDEDALKDLIRAAVALNLETKNRPKPRRASGKRAG; from the coding sequence ATGGAATCGAAGACGAAGAAGACTGAACTGGCGGAATCCGCCTCTGTGTTGATCGACGGGCGGATCCAGGAACTGGGCGACTGGCGCGGCGAAATGCTGGCGCGCGTGCGTGCCCTGATCCACGAAGCGGACCCCGAAGTCGTCGAAGAATGGAAGTGGATGGGGACCCCGATCTGGTCCCACGCCGGCATCCTCTGCACAGGCGAGACGTACAAGAGCATCGTCAAGATGACGTTCGCCAAGGGCGCCGCGTTGAAGGATCCGGCCGGCCTTTTCAATTCCAGCCTGGAAGGGAATGTCCGGCGCGCCATCGATATCCACGAGGGCGAGAAGGTGGATGAGGACGCGTTGAAGGACCTCATCCGCGCAGCGGTGGCGCTGAATCTCGAGACCAAGAATAGACCGAAGCCCCGGCGCGCGAGCGGCAAACGGGCCGGCTAG
- a CDS encoding YgjV family protein has protein sequence MDYFSPAQCAGYVALVLGVGAFLTRDDRRMKLLLSAESVVYGAHFLMLGNLPAAGSAGISAGRTYLSLRSRSLWLAAAAIALNIWVGLRVAHSGLGWLPIVGSCVATVGFFTLDGMRLRLVLLTSTLMWLANGYISRSIGGTVLESLIATANITTLVRMGLEKARLRAAV, from the coding sequence ATGGACTATTTTTCACCGGCGCAATGCGCCGGGTATGTGGCTTTGGTGTTGGGCGTAGGGGCGTTTCTGACCAGGGACGACCGGCGGATGAAGCTGCTGCTTTCGGCGGAGAGCGTGGTGTACGGGGCGCATTTCCTCATGCTGGGCAACCTGCCCGCGGCTGGGTCGGCCGGGATCTCGGCCGGCAGGACCTATCTGTCGTTGCGCTCACGATCGCTTTGGCTGGCGGCGGCGGCCATCGCGTTGAACATCTGGGTGGGGTTGCGGGTGGCGCACAGTGGGCTGGGGTGGCTGCCGATTGTGGGGTCGTGCGTGGCGACGGTGGGATTCTTCACGCTGGATGGCATGCGGCTGCGGCTGGTGCTGCTGACGTCGACACTGATGTGGCTGGCGAACGGGTATATCAGCCGTTCCATCGGAGGGACGGTGCTGGAATCCCTGATCGCGACGGCCAATATTACGACTCTCGTGCGGATGGGGCTGGAGAAGGCGCGGCTGCGGGCGGCAGTTTAG
- a CDS encoding VIT1/CCC1 transporter family protein: MPIGPRERHRIGRIGWLRAAVLGANDGILSTASLMLGVATSHATQANVVVAGVAGLVAGAMSMAAGEYVSVHSQADTEKAELELEKTELRADSAAEHAELAAIYVARGLEPELAKEVAIQLMAHDALGSHARDELGISDAFSARPVQAALASAGSFAVGAAMPLLVTVFAPEAMLLPLIAGTSLIFLTSLGALAARAGGAGVAMGALRVGFWGALAMAVTSGAGALFGTSV, encoded by the coding sequence ATGCCCATAGGTCCTAGAGAACGGCACCGTATCGGACGCATTGGATGGCTGCGCGCGGCCGTGCTGGGCGCGAATGACGGCATTCTGTCCACAGCGAGCCTGATGCTGGGGGTGGCCACCTCGCATGCGACCCAAGCCAACGTTGTGGTGGCCGGCGTCGCGGGGTTGGTAGCCGGCGCAATGTCCATGGCCGCCGGTGAGTACGTATCGGTGCACTCACAGGCGGACACGGAGAAAGCGGAACTTGAGCTGGAGAAGACCGAGCTGAGAGCAGACAGCGCAGCCGAACATGCCGAACTGGCGGCCATCTACGTTGCTCGCGGGCTGGAGCCAGAGCTGGCCAAGGAAGTGGCGATACAGTTGATGGCCCACGATGCGTTGGGTTCCCATGCCCGTGACGAGCTGGGTATCTCGGACGCGTTCAGTGCACGTCCGGTTCAGGCCGCATTGGCTTCTGCGGGTAGCTTTGCCGTTGGGGCGGCGATGCCGCTGCTGGTGACCGTCTTCGCTCCGGAGGCGATGCTACTCCCGCTGATCGCAGGCACTTCTCTGATATTCCTGACTTCGCTTGGGGCCTTGGCGGCACGGGCGGGCGGCGCGGGTGTCGCAATGGGGGCGCTGAGGGTAGGGTTCTGGGGTGCATTGGCGATGGCGGTCACTTCCGGTGCCGGGGCGCTGTTCGGAACCAGTGTGTGA